One region of Salvia miltiorrhiza cultivar Shanhuang (shh) chromosome 3, IMPLAD_Smil_shh, whole genome shotgun sequence genomic DNA includes:
- the LOC131016804 gene encoding putative late blight resistance protein homolog R1A-3, which produces MADASKAFLENALQELMLNQSEIEGPLSGQIQEQSGRDHTKARDVQIEDEEKFLTEFEDSYHTEARDVVIDHQTVGGCRRWRCRQRRLKAQDLDTRRWREIGCERRRANWSTRDVVYEVKAKEEKANSTNLLPLLQVFEMVMQSTRDVVYELKAKEKKFNSTNPLPPTTTLLENQELMQSTAGAVDCIKSNQLSDSSTAVGSSSRRELTSKYDVVGIQRDLSKIKRLLTCPPSKLQVLPIVGMGGIGKTTLVKLVYSDKLIMEHFEIRGWVTISQDYSVANIVSNLLASMKGIQEGRGVQSKISGDEEIHSCLRYRRYLIVVDDVWSKKAWDDMKELFPDDYNGSKIILTTRLQDVAAYADPSNSFHMMRPLGQKASWELLQKRVFGGRCPHIFSSVGREIAAQCRGLPLYVVVVAGLLSKVDQTVDAWRQIAEGNDGQLDTKIFLSYIHLPHHVKSCFLYMGGFPEDHQIRVSELIKLWVAEGFLHPNGSKSLEDEAKDCLEDLVERGLVLDTSSNFDVKIKSCGLHDVVRDFCIRQAQQETLLLPVLDYLPSPILRRHFLPLVLKNHKRISVTWHDLDLKDSTHSSGTHSIICIPQKGYRPKGSIENFSLLKILHVLRRNDYWEWEPTQVFDLIHLTYLAANIPTSIVPPTISKLHNLQTLIIYRSEVRLPVEIWRLSQLRHLIAFSFHPLPHPEVTAIPLANLQTFSLATDFVCVKMIPNIQKLGICYSEEKFGEGYHLRLLSNLFSNLFRLEKLKLERHSSFCGSLNLAFQFPLSLKKLTLSGWKFPWSHMKIVGSLPNLQELKIRKYACNGKCWETSKRDFVNLRLLLIDESNLQHWRAKSRHFPRLKCLMLLRCPDLSEIPIALGHIPTLELIEIDDCNKSLFKSARKIQRTHRLNFGDGLHVRRMRS; this is translated from the exons ATGGCGGACGCATCCAAGGCGTTTTTGGAGAATGCACTCCAGGAGCTAATGCTTAACCAGTCGGAGATCGAGGGCCCATTGAGTGGCCAGATCCAGGAGCAATCAGGTCGAGATCACACCAAGGCTCGCGACGTCCAGATCGAGGACGAGGAGAAGTTTCTCACCGAATTCGAAGACTCGTATCACACCGAGGCTCGCGACGTAGTTATCGATCATCAG ACAGTTGGTGGGTGCCGGCGGTGGCGATGCAGGCAGCGGCGACTGAAGGCGCAAGATCTGGATACCAGAAGGTGGCGGGAGATTGGATGCGAGAGGCGACGGGCTAATTGG AGCACTCGCGATGTTGTTTATGAGGTGAAGGCGAAGGAGGAAAAGGCCAACAGCACCAACCTTCTTCCTCTTCTCCAAGTCTTCGAAATGGTGATGCAGAGCACTCGCGATGTTGTTTATGAGCTGAAGGCGAAGGAGAAAAAGTTCAACAGCACCAACCCTCTTCCTCCAACTACTACTCTTCttgaaaatcaagaattgatgCAGTCTACTGCTGGAGCTGTAGACTGCATCAAGAGTAACCAACTGAGTGATTCTTCAACTGCTGTTGGTTCATCATCAAGACGTGAACTCACAAGCAAATATGACGTGGTTGGTATTCAACGAGATCTGTCTAAAATAAAGAGACTGCTTACTTGTCCTCCATCCAAACTACAAGTCCTCCCAATCGTCGGAATGGGAGGGATTGGTAAAACTACACTTGTTAAACTTGTTTATAGTGATAAATTGATTATGGAGCATTTTGAAATTCGAGGTTGGGTGACAATATCACAAGATTACAGTGTAGCTAATATTGTTTCAAATCTGCTTGCTTCGATGAAAGGAATACAAGAAGGGAGAGGTGTACAGAGCAAGATCTCTGGGGATGAGGAAATTCACAGTTGCTTAAGATATAGAAGGTATCTTATTGTAGTGGACGACGTTTGGAGTAAGAAAGCTTGGGATGATATGAAAGAGCTATTTCCTGACGACTATAATGGAAGTAAGATCATTCTAACCACAAGGCTACAAGATGTGGCTGCATATGCTGATCCTTCTAATTCCTTTCATATGATGCGTCCCTTGGGTCAAAAAGCTAGTTGGGAATTGCTACAAAAAAGGGTGTTTGGTGGAAGGTGTCCTCACATATTTTCAAGTGTTGGAAGAGAAATTGCAGCACAATGTAGAGGATTGCCTCTATACGTTGTGGTGGTGGCAGGACTTCTATCTAAGGTTGATCAAACTGTTGATGCTTGGAGGCAAATAGCGGAGGGGAATGATGGGCAACTTGACACCAAAATTTTCTTGAGTTACATCCACTTGCCTCATCATGTAAAGTCATGTTTCTTATATATGGGAGGTTTCCCTGAAGATCACCAGATCCGTGTCTCAGAACTGATCAAGCTTTGGGTAGCTGAAGGCTTTTTACATCCAAACGGATCTAAAAGCTTAGAAGATGAGGCGAAAGATTGTTTGGAGGATCTTGTTGAGAGAGGTCTAGTTTTGGACACTAGCAGTAACTTTGATGTCAAAATCAAAAGTTGTGGCCTCCATGATGTCGTGCGTGACTTTTGCATAAGACAGGCCCAAcaagaaacattacttcttccTGTTTTGGATTACTTACCAAGTCCTATTCTTAGACGGCATTTTCTTCCGCTAGTCTTGAAGAATCATAAGCGCATAAGTGTTACTTGGCATGATCTAGATCTCAAGGACTCTACGCATAGCTCAGGTACACATTCTATTATATGCATCCCGCAGAAGGGATATAGGCCTAAAGGCTCTATAGAGAATTTTAGTTTGCTTAAGATTCTTCATGTTCTACGTAGAAATGATTACTGGGAATGGGAACCGACTCAAGTGTTTGATCTGATTCATCTAACTTACCTTGCTGCCAACATTCCCACAAGTATAGTTCCTCCAACCATATCAAAGCTTCATAATCTTCAGACTTTGATTATTTATAGATCTGAGGTTCGTTTACCAGTGGAGATTTGGAGGCTGAGCCAATTGAGACATCTTATTGCCTTTTCATTTCATCCTTTACCCCATCCTGAAGTAACAGCTATTCCTCTAGCAAACTTACAAACATTTTCGCTGGCAACGGATTTTGTATGTGTGAAAATGATTCCAAACATTCAAAAGTTGGGAATATGCTACTCTGAAGAGAAGTTTGGTGAAGGCTATCATCTTAGGCTTCTTAGCAATCTGTTCAGCAACCTGTTTCGACTTGAGAAACTGAAATTGGAGAGACATAGTTCATTTTGCGGGAGTCTGAATCTTGCCTTTCAGTTTCCTCTTTCACTGAAGAAGTTAACACTAAGTGGCTGGAAGTTTCCTTGGAGTCATATGAAGATTGTTGGTTCGTTGCCTAATCTTCAAGAGTTGAAAATAAGGAAGTATGCTTGCAACGGGAAATGCTGGGAAACTTCTAAGAGAGATTTTGTTAATCTGAGGCTTTTGCTTATTGATGAATCAAATTTGCAGCATTGGAGAGCTAAAAGTCGCCACTTCCCACGGCTCAAGTGCCTAATGCTTCTTCGTTGTCCAGATTTGTCAGAGATTCCAATTGCTCTTGGACATATTCCAACGCTTGAACTGATTGAAATCGATGATTGTAACAAATCTCTTTTCAAGTCAGCTAGAAAGATTCAAAGGACACACCGATTGAATTTTGGTGATGGCCTTCATGTTCGTAGGATGCGTTCTTGA